The Desulfosporosinus acidiphilus SJ4 genome has a window encoding:
- a CDS encoding molybdopterin-dependent aldehyde oxidoreductase produces MLKKKVMINGNPQILIVDGETTLSNVLRGQMHLTGTKVGCGKGQCGACSVIMNGKVIRSCVTKMKRVPDNAEITTIEGVGTKEHLHPLQLAWMIHGAAQCGFCSPGFIVSAKQLLTENMNPSREEVRDWFQKHRNACRCTGYKPLVDAVMDAARLMRGEVTTEELWCKLPEDGRIWGSKYVRPSALAKVTGTWDFGADLGHKMPGGTLHLKLVQAKVSHANILSIDTSEAEKMPGVYRVITAKDVKGKNKITGLITFPTNKGDGWDRPILCDKKVFQFGDAIAIVAADTPEHAQAAVEKVNVELELLPEYMSAPAAMADDALEIHPGTPNVYFETKLVKGDDTAPLMDSADVVVEDDFYIGRQPHMPIEPDVGFAFFDEEGKLIIHSKSIGIHLHQAMICAGIGMEPEKLILVQNNAGGTFGYKFSPTIEALLGVAAVATGKPVYLEFDYYQQMTYTGKRSPFFINLKYGATKEGKLIAMESDWTVDHGPYSEFGDLLTMRGTQFIGCGYNIPNIRGNGRTVCTNHAWGSAFRGYGSPQSTFSSEVLIDELAEKLGMDPFDLRYKNVYRPGDTTPTGCEPDVYCLVDIMDKLKPEYDKAKEWAKQPPSDPNKKRGIGMSIGIYGSGLDGADSSAVNVELTATGVTVYTSWEDHGQGADMGSLATAHEALRPLGIKPENIKLVMNDMERTPNSGPAGGSRSQVLVGNATRVACEALLEGIKKEDGTFRTYEEMIAENLPVLFQGAWTAPASECNVETGQGNPFAVYMYGAFLSQVEVDTTTGKTTVVKMTMVADVGKIANRLVVDGQLYGGLVQGLGLALSEDFEDLKKHSDLIGAGLPFIKDVPDDIQLLYVETYRPNGPFGAAGSGELPLTSPHASIINAIYNACGVRVTHLPARPEKVLAGLQAKG; encoded by the coding sequence TTGCTAAAGAAGAAAGTAATGATTAACGGTAACCCTCAGATTTTAATTGTCGACGGTGAGACAACCCTCTCAAATGTACTGCGTGGACAAATGCATCTGACTGGAACAAAAGTGGGATGCGGAAAAGGTCAATGCGGCGCCTGTTCCGTGATCATGAATGGAAAAGTAATTCGCTCATGTGTTACGAAAATGAAAAGAGTTCCCGATAATGCAGAAATAACAACCATTGAAGGCGTAGGGACCAAAGAGCATTTGCATCCTCTGCAGCTTGCTTGGATGATCCACGGAGCAGCTCAATGTGGGTTCTGCAGTCCGGGATTTATTGTTTCAGCTAAGCAGCTCTTGACAGAGAACATGAACCCTTCAAGAGAAGAGGTTCGGGATTGGTTTCAGAAGCATAGAAATGCCTGCCGCTGCACAGGATACAAACCTTTAGTAGATGCCGTTATGGATGCGGCTCGTCTCATGCGGGGAGAAGTTACTACCGAAGAGTTATGGTGTAAATTACCTGAAGACGGCCGAATTTGGGGCAGTAAATATGTTCGCCCGTCAGCCTTGGCTAAAGTTACAGGGACTTGGGATTTCGGTGCTGATCTCGGACATAAAATGCCTGGTGGAACCTTACATCTGAAACTGGTTCAGGCAAAAGTATCACATGCCAATATTCTTTCTATTGATACATCAGAAGCGGAAAAAATGCCCGGCGTCTATCGAGTCATCACTGCCAAAGATGTTAAAGGCAAAAACAAAATTACCGGTTTAATTACTTTTCCGACCAACAAAGGGGATGGTTGGGATCGTCCGATCCTCTGTGATAAGAAAGTATTCCAATTTGGCGATGCTATCGCGATTGTTGCCGCTGATACGCCGGAACATGCCCAAGCCGCCGTTGAGAAGGTTAACGTAGAATTGGAATTACTGCCGGAATATATGAGTGCTCCGGCAGCCATGGCCGACGATGCTCTGGAGATTCATCCCGGAACCCCGAATGTTTATTTTGAAACGAAGCTTGTGAAGGGTGACGATACCGCTCCTCTTATGGATTCTGCGGATGTTGTGGTGGAAGATGATTTTTATATTGGACGTCAACCCCATATGCCCATTGAGCCTGATGTAGGCTTTGCCTTTTTCGACGAGGAAGGTAAATTAATTATCCACTCCAAGAGTATTGGAATCCATCTCCATCAAGCCATGATTTGTGCAGGGATTGGGATGGAGCCTGAAAAACTGATCTTAGTTCAAAACAACGCGGGCGGAACCTTTGGCTATAAGTTCAGTCCGACTATCGAAGCTTTATTAGGAGTCGCGGCAGTTGCCACCGGTAAGCCTGTTTACTTGGAGTTTGACTATTATCAGCAGATGACCTATACCGGAAAACGATCTCCTTTCTTTATCAATCTTAAATATGGTGCTACTAAAGAAGGTAAATTAATTGCCATGGAATCCGATTGGACAGTAGATCATGGTCCCTATTCTGAATTCGGTGATCTGCTGACCATGAGAGGCACTCAATTTATTGGTTGTGGTTATAATATTCCCAACATCCGCGGCAACGGCCGGACGGTATGTACCAACCATGCCTGGGGTTCCGCCTTCAGAGGGTATGGATCACCGCAAAGCACCTTCTCCTCTGAGGTCCTAATTGATGAACTTGCCGAAAAACTGGGTATGGATCCCTTTGACTTGCGTTATAAAAATGTCTACCGCCCCGGCGATACAACACCCACCGGCTGTGAACCCGATGTCTATTGCCTGGTGGATATTATGGATAAACTTAAACCTGAATACGACAAAGCTAAAGAATGGGCCAAACAGCCGCCGTCAGATCCCAATAAAAAACGCGGGATCGGAATGTCCATCGGAATCTACGGATCTGGCTTAGACGGGGCGGACAGTTCCGCAGTTAATGTGGAACTCACGGCAACCGGCGTAACGGTTTACACCTCTTGGGAGGATCACGGTCAGGGAGCTGACATGGGATCATTGGCTACCGCCCATGAAGCGCTGCGTCCTTTGGGAATTAAACCTGAAAATATTAAGCTTGTCATGAATGATATGGAGAGAACTCCTAACAGCGGTCCTGCCGGAGGAAGCCGTTCCCAAGTCTTAGTCGGAAATGCTACCCGGGTGGCTTGCGAAGCGCTGCTGGAAGGAATTAAGAAAGAGGACGGAACCTTCCGAACCTACGAAGAAATGATCGCTGAAAATCTGCCGGTGCTCTTCCAAGGCGCTTGGACAGCACCAGCCTCGGAGTGCAATGTGGAGACCGGACAAGGTAATCCCTTCGCAGTCTATATGTACGGTGCCTTCTTATCTCAAGTTGAAGTCGATACTACTACCGGTAAAACTACTGTTGTAAAGATGACGATGGTTGCCGATGTCGGTAAAATTGCCAATAGACTGGTGGTTGACGGACAACTATACGGCGGATTAGTTCAAGGTCTTGGCCTTGCTTTAAGTGAAGATTTTGAAGACCTGAAGAAACACTCCGATCTTATCGGTGCTGGACTGCCGTTTATCAAAGATGTACCGGATGATATTCAACTTCTCTATGTGGAAACCTATCGTCCTAATGGTCCCTTTGGCGCCGCCGGTTCAGGAGAACTGCCCTTGACCTCACCCCACGCTTCTATTATAAATGCTATCTATAATGCCTGTGGTGTACGGGTAACTCATTTGCCGGCCCGTCCGGAAAAGGTGCTCGCCGGCCTTCAAGCTAAGGGTTAA
- a CDS encoding molybdopterin-binding protein yields the protein MEKIKVQDSVGAVLIHDMTQIIPGITKGPRFRKGHVVREEDIPVLLSMGKEHIYVWDQTPGLIHENEAAERLAKASCGPGITLDEPKEGKITFTAAQDGLLYVSEDGILALNSLEYIILSTLHNHRPVKKGAKIAGTRVVPLMIDETLVLEAERLANTFSTPLLEVRPLKSFKVGIVTTGSEVFQGRIQDKFGPVLKAKVEGWGSVVLGQTFASDDISMIQHSIRDHLNQGADMILVSGGMSVDPDDVTPTAIKEMGAELITYGAPVLPGAMFLLAYMGNIPILGLPGCVMYSKTTAFDLFAPRLLAGERLSRLDIVKTGHGGLCLDCPVCSYPHCSFGK from the coding sequence ATGGAAAAAATTAAAGTTCAAGATTCTGTTGGTGCCGTCTTAATTCATGACATGACCCAAATTATCCCGGGTATCACCAAAGGTCCAAGGTTTCGCAAAGGCCATGTGGTGCGGGAGGAGGACATTCCTGTTCTGCTCAGTATGGGAAAAGAGCATATCTATGTCTGGGATCAAACCCCCGGTCTGATTCATGAAAATGAAGCGGCAGAGCGCCTTGCCAAAGCATCCTGCGGGCCTGGGATCACCCTTGACGAACCTAAGGAAGGTAAGATTACCTTCACCGCTGCACAAGATGGGCTCCTCTATGTCTCAGAAGATGGTATTTTAGCTTTAAATTCCTTGGAATACATTATTCTCTCTACACTTCACAATCACCGCCCTGTGAAAAAAGGGGCTAAAATTGCAGGAACCCGTGTTGTTCCCCTTATGATTGATGAAACGCTGGTTCTTGAGGCTGAACGACTTGCCAATACTTTTTCGACTCCGCTTCTTGAAGTTCGTCCACTAAAATCGTTTAAAGTTGGTATTGTCACTACCGGAAGTGAAGTCTTTCAGGGAAGAATCCAAGATAAGTTTGGCCCGGTACTGAAGGCTAAGGTTGAAGGTTGGGGTTCTGTTGTTCTTGGGCAGACATTTGCCAGCGACGATATCTCTATGATCCAGCACTCTATCCGAGATCATTTGAATCAAGGGGCCGACATGATCTTGGTCAGCGGCGGTATGTCGGTAGATCCCGATGACGTAACCCCAACGGCTATCAAAGAAATGGGAGCCGAACTCATTACCTACGGCGCTCCTGTTTTGCCCGGCGCCATGTTTTTACTGGCCTATATGGGGAACATTCCAATTCTAGGGCTGCCAGGATGCGTTATGTATTCCAAGACAACAGCATTTGACCTGTTTGCCCCACGGCTGCTTGCAGGAGAGCGACTGTCGCGCCTTGATATTGTCAAAACTGGGCATGGTGGGCTTTGCCTTGACTGCCCTGTTTGTTCATACCCCCATTGTTCTTTCGGTAAATAA
- a CDS encoding sigma-54-dependent Fis family transcriptional regulator, whose amino-acid sequence MSNRWNRFINGESVEAEVTPSIYRSWQRSIEFQVDYRLISSQDILSKPRLDERRASQESLIRAGESVLPYIFSLLGSTNYTVLLCDKEGYIIEATGDTSFMSKAQRVNLSPGASWREEIRGTNAIGTALRDNAPISVFGWEHFVRDNQFLACWAAPIQTSDGAPLGVFDISGEASNDREKILSIARMGASMIEKNLQIFELEHQLQFYQEGAKLASSLLNQGFLSIDRNGIITNINTLGAALLGRKQEEIIGQLAADIFSSPKGWMLNGRSLNLKIKNSYGNEISSHLKKVVNDKGHSLGAVGTLQITADSSAMSNNSLWIGHGQLTQRTLARASKVASTHSSVLIHGESGTGKEIIARTIHQLSPRREGPFIALNCASLSSSLVESELFGYVEGAFTGARRGGKPGKFELADKGTIFLDEIGDMPLNVQVALLRALQEKEVCRIGDTKTIKIDVRVIAASHKDLSALVEADRFRLDLYYRLKVVTLELPPLRERTEDIRDLVPYFIRKASKSFGIQIIGIQEEVYPYFLAHKWPGNVRELENCIESMVALAEGPILTVDDLPDEFKKSGPQRDPEPLLEQQTKHAILYALTQTKGKIAPAAKLLGIGRNTLYRRMKEMDIQI is encoded by the coding sequence ATGAGCAATCGTTGGAATCGTTTTATCAATGGAGAAAGCGTCGAAGCGGAAGTGACTCCTTCCATCTATCGGTCCTGGCAGAGAAGCATTGAATTTCAAGTGGACTATAGACTGATTTCTAGTCAGGACATTCTCTCAAAACCCCGTCTTGATGAACGCCGAGCTTCCCAAGAATCACTAATCCGAGCGGGTGAATCAGTATTACCCTATATATTCAGTTTACTGGGAAGTACGAATTATACAGTCTTGCTTTGTGACAAAGAGGGCTACATTATCGAGGCTACCGGTGACACTTCTTTTATGAGTAAAGCTCAAAGAGTAAATCTTAGTCCTGGAGCGAGCTGGCGTGAAGAAATCAGAGGAACTAACGCCATTGGAACGGCTCTCCGTGATAATGCTCCTATCTCTGTCTTCGGTTGGGAACATTTTGTACGGGACAATCAATTTTTGGCCTGCTGGGCTGCTCCTATTCAAACTTCCGACGGGGCACCCCTCGGTGTATTTGATATTAGCGGTGAGGCCAGTAATGATCGTGAAAAAATCCTTAGCATTGCCCGAATGGGGGCAAGCATGATCGAAAAAAACCTGCAGATTTTCGAATTAGAACATCAACTGCAATTTTATCAAGAAGGTGCAAAACTCGCTTCTTCCCTTTTAAATCAGGGATTTCTGTCCATTGATCGAAACGGCATCATTACGAACATCAACACTTTAGGCGCCGCACTTCTTGGGCGCAAACAGGAAGAGATTATTGGACAGCTTGCTGCCGATATTTTCAGTTCACCCAAAGGCTGGATGTTAAACGGCCGTTCCTTAAACCTGAAAATCAAAAATAGCTACGGCAATGAAATTTCTTCCCACTTAAAAAAAGTGGTTAATGATAAGGGCCATTCTTTAGGGGCGGTAGGTACTCTGCAAATTACCGCGGACTCCTCAGCCATGTCTAATAACTCGTTATGGATTGGCCACGGTCAGCTTACTCAAAGGACTTTGGCAAGGGCTTCCAAAGTGGCATCAACACATTCTTCAGTGCTGATTCACGGAGAAAGCGGGACGGGAAAAGAAATTATTGCCCGAACAATCCATCAACTGAGCCCGCGGCGAGAAGGACCATTTATTGCCTTGAATTGTGCCTCTCTTTCTTCTTCACTGGTTGAGAGCGAACTGTTTGGCTATGTCGAAGGCGCCTTCACAGGAGCACGCCGTGGAGGCAAGCCCGGAAAATTCGAATTAGCGGACAAGGGAACCATTTTCCTCGATGAAATTGGGGATATGCCCCTTAATGTTCAAGTTGCACTGCTGCGCGCTCTTCAAGAGAAGGAAGTCTGCCGCATTGGCGATACAAAAACCATTAAAATTGATGTTCGTGTTATTGCGGCGTCCCATAAAGATCTTTCCGCTCTTGTGGAAGCTGATCGGTTCCGCCTCGATTTATATTATCGTTTAAAAGTTGTGACCTTGGAATTGCCACCGCTTCGGGAACGTACAGAAGATATAAGAGATCTGGTTCCCTATTTTATCCGCAAAGCCAGTAAATCCTTTGGCATACAAATCATCGGCATCCAAGAGGAAGTATATCCGTACTTTCTGGCCCATAAATGGCCAGGTAATGTCCGCGAACTTGAGAATTGTATTGAAAGTATGGTTGCTCTCGCCGAAGGTCCAATTTTGACCGTTGATGACTTACCCGATGAATTTAAAAAATCCGGCCCCCAAAGAGACCCGGAACCCTTACTTGAGCAACAGACTAAACATGCAATCCTTTATGCGCTTACTCAAACTAAAGGAAAAATTGCTCCTGCTGCCAAACTTCTTGGTATCGGAAGAAATACCCTCTACAGAAGAATGAAAGAAATGGATATACAGATTTAA
- a CDS encoding glucose 1-dehydrogenase yields MSKFEGRIAVITGGAKGIGESIVRKFYDEGAKIAIIDVDAAGAQQLALELDPSGNKVIGLGCNIVNRPEVKAAFEAIAAKFGTVDILVNNAGITRDAIFHKMTEKQWDDVIAVNGKGLFNCTQEAWMIMKAQKYGKICNLSSTNASGEAGQANYAFTKAGIIAVTKSLAKEGGRHNINVNCVRPGVIDTEMMRAVPENVLEDLVNKTAFKRMGTPSEVADTVAYLCSEEASWVTGEELLVAGGFMYR; encoded by the coding sequence ATGTCGAAGTTTGAGGGGAGAATTGCCGTAATTACAGGCGGGGCCAAAGGAATCGGAGAGTCCATTGTGAGAAAATTTTATGATGAGGGCGCAAAGATCGCGATTATTGATGTTGATGCTGCGGGGGCTCAACAATTGGCCTTGGAGCTTGACCCCAGCGGCAATAAGGTTATTGGTCTGGGATGCAATATTGTCAATAGACCTGAAGTAAAAGCTGCTTTCGAAGCAATTGCAGCAAAGTTCGGGACAGTGGATATTCTGGTTAATAACGCGGGAATTACTCGCGATGCAATATTTCATAAAATGACAGAAAAACAGTGGGATGATGTGATTGCCGTTAATGGCAAAGGTCTTTTTAACTGTACCCAAGAAGCGTGGATGATTATGAAGGCTCAAAAATACGGAAAGATTTGCAATTTGTCCTCAACCAATGCCAGCGGTGAAGCCGGGCAGGCTAATTATGCCTTTACCAAAGCAGGTATTATTGCCGTAACTAAGAGCTTGGCTAAGGAAGGCGGAAGGCATAATATAAATGTTAACTGTGTACGTCCCGGTGTGATTGATACTGAGATGATGCGGGCCGTACCGGAAAATGTGCTGGAGGATTTAGTCAATAAGACCGCCTTTAAACGAATGGGTACTCCGTCCGAAGTTGCTGACACCGTTGCCTATTTGTGCAGTGAAGAAGCCTCCTGGGTTACCGGCGAAGAACTTTTGGTTGCCGGGGGATTTATGTACAGATAA
- a CDS encoding ABC transporter ATP-binding protein, whose translation MLKVNAINVSYGKVEIIKQVSFEVNQGEVVVIIGANGAGKTTIMKTVTGLLKPTQGEIMFEGQTISRTPAEKIVKLGLAMCPEGRQVFPQHTVYENLVLGGYLIRKDKQMFLKNIEQMYSLFPILKERSKQFAGTLSGGEQQMLAIARAMMSNPKLLLLDEPSAGLAPIYVKGIFDMIRKLSEQGTTILLVEQMANMALKIANRAYVLETGRIALGGTAEEIMNDPKVVESYLGAKKY comes from the coding sequence ATGTTAAAGGTTAATGCTATTAATGTGAGCTATGGTAAGGTTGAGATTATAAAGCAGGTTTCTTTCGAAGTGAATCAGGGAGAAGTCGTTGTTATTATCGGAGCCAATGGAGCTGGAAAAACTACAATCATGAAAACGGTAACAGGTCTGCTTAAGCCAACTCAAGGCGAAATTATGTTTGAAGGTCAAACTATCTCCCGCACACCGGCGGAGAAAATAGTGAAACTGGGGCTGGCAATGTGTCCTGAGGGCAGACAAGTATTTCCTCAACATACTGTATATGAGAATCTTGTGCTTGGCGGATATCTTATTAGAAAAGATAAGCAAATGTTTTTGAAAAATATTGAGCAGATGTACAGCCTTTTCCCGATTCTCAAAGAAAGATCAAAACAGTTTGCCGGGACATTGAGCGGCGGAGAACAGCAAATGTTAGCTATTGCCCGGGCGATGATGTCTAATCCTAAATTATTATTGCTTGACGAGCCTTCTGCCGGTTTAGCACCTATTTATGTTAAAGGTATTTTTGACATGATTAGGAAACTTTCCGAGCAAGGGACAACGATATTACTTGTTGAACAAATGGCTAACATGGCTTTAAAAATAGCCAATCGAGCCTATGTACTTGAAACAGGTCGTATTGCCCTGGGTGGAACAGCTGAGGAAATTATGAATGATCCCAAAGTTGTCGAAAGCTATCTCGGAGCGAAAAAGTATTAA
- a CDS encoding ABC transporter permease subunit, which produces MKRKYNKEQIIVFILGLLVLIGFLAGPATGDYYLRLFALTLIYLILTTGLNIVAGYAGQVSLGQAGLYAVGAYAGGILAVKFGMSFWVSLPIAMVAAGICGFIVGIPTLRVSGHYLALVTIGFGVIVEILLVQWIPLTGGPAGISVPLIGIGGQPLSENQVYYLILVICLLVLFFVKNIIKSPIGRAFSAIRDNEIAAGCMGINIMGYKLMAFVLSAVLAGLAGCLYTYLSSYISPDTFNFNLSVFFLLTIIIGGQGTMAGPIIGTLLLTILPDYLQALEQYRLIVYGLLMIVAVIGLPYGISGAIIRKFPKLIEVEKPEKIEADPIEDRHDNNDEDKLLVLDNVTKRFGGLNAIKDMSLTVKKGSVHSLIGPNGAGKSTMINIITGVYKPNEGRVVFNGRELNNIKPYKIALAGISRTFQSVQVFGKISVLENIMVGGHGQYRSNLFDFTFKSRRGRKEETITRERAWALLKMVGLEDRASEFADSLSSGQQRLLEIARALAMEPDLLLLDEPAAGLNEIEIGNLAQIIEKIKAKGITILLIEHHIDFVMDISDAITVLNFGKKLAEGTPMEIQGNQEVIEAYLGKNEVVEVC; this is translated from the coding sequence ATGAAAAGAAAGTATAATAAAGAGCAAATCATTGTGTTTATTTTGGGTTTGCTGGTACTGATTGGATTTCTAGCCGGTCCGGCAACCGGTGACTACTACTTAAGGCTTTTTGCCCTGACGTTAATCTATTTGATCCTTACCACAGGACTTAATATCGTTGCGGGATATGCAGGACAGGTTTCGCTGGGCCAGGCGGGTTTGTATGCAGTAGGCGCTTATGCCGGAGGTATCCTGGCGGTCAAATTTGGGATGTCTTTTTGGGTAAGCTTGCCTATCGCTATGGTAGCAGCCGGTATTTGCGGATTTATCGTGGGCATACCGACCTTAAGAGTATCGGGACATTATCTGGCTCTGGTGACGATTGGATTTGGCGTCATTGTGGAAATACTTTTAGTCCAGTGGATACCACTGACGGGAGGACCCGCCGGTATATCGGTACCTCTTATTGGAATAGGAGGGCAGCCTCTAAGTGAAAATCAGGTCTATTATCTGATCTTGGTCATATGTCTCTTGGTATTATTCTTCGTCAAAAATATTATTAAAAGTCCCATAGGAAGAGCCTTTTCGGCTATAAGAGACAATGAAATAGCAGCGGGCTGTATGGGCATTAACATCATGGGTTATAAGTTGATGGCCTTTGTCCTAAGCGCGGTCCTAGCCGGATTGGCGGGCTGTCTCTATACGTATTTAAGCAGTTATATTAGTCCGGATACATTTAACTTTAATCTTTCGGTTTTCTTCCTGTTAACCATAATTATTGGCGGACAAGGTACGATGGCCGGCCCGATTATCGGTACGTTGTTGTTGACCATTCTCCCCGACTACTTGCAGGCCTTAGAGCAGTATCGCTTAATTGTTTATGGATTATTAATGATTGTTGCCGTCATTGGTTTGCCCTATGGAATCAGCGGTGCGATCATTAGGAAATTTCCGAAATTAATTGAAGTGGAGAAACCCGAGAAAATTGAAGCTGATCCCATTGAAGACAGGCACGACAACAATGACGAAGATAAGCTGCTGGTACTTGACAATGTCACCAAACGATTTGGTGGGCTGAATGCTATTAAAGACATGTCTCTGACCGTTAAAAAAGGCTCGGTTCATTCTTTAATAGGACCGAATGGCGCGGGCAAGAGTACGATGATTAATATCATTACGGGCGTTTATAAACCCAATGAGGGGCGAGTTGTGTTTAATGGCCGGGAATTAAATAATATCAAACCTTACAAAATTGCTCTGGCAGGAATCAGCCGTACGTTCCAAAGCGTTCAGGTTTTCGGGAAAATTAGTGTTCTGGAAAATATAATGGTCGGCGGACATGGGCAATACCGCAGTAACTTGTTTGATTTCACGTTTAAATCACGTCGAGGACGTAAGGAAGAAACAATCACTCGCGAACGTGCTTGGGCATTATTAAAGATGGTGGGGTTGGAAGACAGAGCCAGCGAATTTGCCGATAGTTTATCCTCCGGTCAACAGAGATTGCTGGAAATTGCCCGGGCTTTGGCTATGGAACCGGATTTGCTTTTATTGGATGAGCCGGCAGCAGGGCTTAACGAGATTGAGATCGGAAATTTGGCCCAAATCATCGAGAAAATTAAGGCTAAGGGAATTACTATCCTTTTAATCGAACATCACATCGATTTTGTTATGGATATATCAGACGCCATTACTGTTCTGAACTTTGGTAAGAAGCTGGCTGAAGGCACCCCGATGGAAATACAAGGGAACCAGGAAGTTATTGAAGCTTACCTTGGCAAGAACGAGGTGGTGGAAGTATGTTAA
- a CDS encoding branched-chain amino acid ABC transporter permease has product MFQALESGMVMGSIYALLALAINIIYSTTGIINFAHGQIVMLGAMFALTFIVTAGIPFIPGLILACIVIAILAVFLYYGTVRPFGDKLGNSLGWLMATLGAGTVFTNAAMLIWGTQPQAFPPIGGPQLVKVLGIKILPHDIWVMVITLFIALFFNVVLGKTILGSAIKATSFSHNVTKLMGISSKRIVITCFAMSGIIAAIAGILISPITFVGPEMTATIGLKGFGAAIIGGVGNSKGAFAGGLLLGILEALAMTQVSPGYKDAIAFLIMIIAISIKPEGIFGVAYEKKV; this is encoded by the coding sequence ATGTTTCAGGCTTTAGAGAGTGGCATGGTCATGGGAAGTATCTATGCGCTCCTGGCCCTAGCTATTAATATCATTTACTCCACGACCGGGATTATCAATTTTGCCCATGGGCAAATTGTTATGTTAGGAGCTATGTTCGCACTCACTTTTATCGTGACCGCGGGGATTCCGTTTATTCCAGGTCTTATCCTGGCCTGCATTGTTATTGCAATACTCGCCGTCTTCCTATATTACGGCACGGTACGGCCTTTTGGGGATAAATTGGGCAATTCTCTTGGATGGCTGATGGCAACCTTGGGTGCAGGTACAGTATTTACGAATGCCGCCATGCTCATCTGGGGTACCCAACCGCAAGCATTTCCGCCGATTGGCGGGCCGCAATTAGTCAAGGTCCTTGGTATTAAAATACTCCCTCACGATATTTGGGTTATGGTTATAACTTTATTCATCGCTCTCTTTTTTAATGTCGTACTGGGGAAAACAATCCTTGGGAGTGCTATCAAGGCAACATCATTTAGTCATAATGTGACGAAGCTCATGGGAATAAGTTCCAAGAGAATTGTCATAACCTGTTTCGCTATGAGCGGTATTATTGCTGCTATTGCCGGTATATTGATCAGTCCGATTACTTTTGTCGGGCCTGAAATGACAGCCACGATAGGTTTAAAAGGATTTGGGGCCGCCATCATTGGCGGTGTGGGAAACAGCAAAGGGGCTTTTGCGGGGGGATTATTATTAGGAATTTTGGAAGCCCTGGCAATGACCCAAGTATCACCGGGGTATAAAGATGCCATAGCCTTTTTGATTATGATTATTGCTATCAGTATCAAACCGGAAGGGATTTTTGGGGTGGCATATGAAAAGAAAGTATAA